A region of Beijerinckia sp. 28-YEA-48 DNA encodes the following proteins:
- a CDS encoding metalloregulator ArsR/SmtB family transcription factor, which translates to MQQPATTNAVFRAIADPTRRVLLDRLRAGPANAGALAADFRTSRPAISKHLRVLREAKLVIDTQVGRERVYTVNPIPLQSVAGWLEGYRAFWQTSLDQLKRNLEGT; encoded by the coding sequence ATGCAGCAGCCAGCCACGACCAATGCCGTCTTCCGCGCCATCGCCGACCCCACCCGGCGGGTGCTCCTCGACCGGTTGCGCGCCGGCCCGGCCAATGCCGGAGCCTTGGCTGCCGATTTCCGCACCAGCCGGCCGGCAATTTCCAAGCATCTGCGCGTACTCCGAGAGGCCAAGCTCGTTATCGACACTCAGGTCGGCCGCGAGCGGGTCTACACGGTCAATCCCATTCCCCTGCAAAGCGTCGCCGGCTGGTTGGAAGGCTATCGCGCCTTCTGGCAGACCAGTCTCGACCAGTTGAAGCGTAACCTGGAGGGAACATGA
- a CDS encoding DUF192 domain-containing protein: MAQAAAQDEATLELLTITTASGAHKFSVEVMRSDEQRARGLMFRRYMPADRGMLFDFKSEQPVMMWMKNTYLPLDMVFIARNGTVINVAENTEPLSERTIPSARPAFAVLELNAGVASKIGLKAGDKIANSLFR; the protein is encoded by the coding sequence ATGGCACAGGCGGCGGCGCAGGATGAGGCGACGCTTGAGCTGCTGACCATCACCACCGCCAGCGGCGCCCACAAGTTCTCGGTCGAGGTGATGCGCTCGGACGAGCAGCGGGCCCGTGGCCTAATGTTTCGCCGCTACATGCCAGCCGACCGGGGCATGCTGTTTGATTTCAAATCCGAACAGCCGGTGATGATGTGGATGAAGAATACCTATCTGCCGCTCGACATGGTGTTCATCGCCCGCAACGGCACGGTCATCAATGTCGCTGAAAACACCGAACCGCTGTCGGAACGCACCATTCCCTCGGCCCGTCCGGCCTTCGCCGTGCTGGAGCTAAACGCTGGCGTCGCCAGCAAGATCGGCCTGAAAGCTGGCGATAAGATCGCCAATTCGCTGTTCCGCTAG
- a CDS encoding ETC complex I subunit translates to MTARISCPAKTATQSGFAKSRRWLLEFDRTSAREIDPLMGWTSSSDMNAQVKLWFPTKEEAIAYAEREGIAYVVVEPNPVTRKIVSYSDNFKTSRIGQWTH, encoded by the coding sequence ATGACCGCCCGGATCTCCTGCCCCGCCAAGACCGCGACCCAGTCGGGTTTTGCCAAGTCGAGACGCTGGCTGCTGGAATTCGACCGGACCTCGGCGCGCGAGATCGATCCGCTGATGGGCTGGACGTCATCGAGTGACATGAATGCCCAGGTTAAGCTGTGGTTTCCGACCAAGGAAGAGGCCATCGCCTATGCCGAGCGTGAAGGCATTGCCTATGTGGTCGTCGAGCCTAATCCGGTGACGCGCAAGATCGTCTCCTATTCGGATAACTTCAAGACCAGCCGCATCGGTCAGTGGACCCACTGA
- a CDS encoding TfoX/Sxy family protein, producing the protein MSYDEAAAARIRQALPAGRPIAERKMMGTLCFMVDGHMCCGVTGAALMIRVGQEGYQQTLARPHVRPMDIGGRQPKGFVLVDPEGYRTKAALEKWLAQALAFTAALEPKKLARRRKA; encoded by the coding sequence TTGAGTTACGACGAAGCTGCCGCCGCGCGAATCCGGCAAGCCCTACCGGCGGGGCGGCCGATCGCCGAGCGCAAGATGATGGGCACGCTTTGCTTCATGGTCGACGGCCATATGTGCTGCGGCGTCACCGGCGCGGCGCTGATGATCCGTGTCGGCCAAGAGGGCTACCAACAAACGCTCGCCCGGCCGCACGTGCGGCCGATGGATATCGGCGGACGGCAGCCTAAGGGCTTCGTGCTGGTGGATCCGGAGGGCTATCGCACCAAGGCAGCGCTGGAGAAATGGCTGGCCCAGGCGCTGGCTTTCACAGCGGCGCTTGAGCCGAAAAAGCTGGCGCGACGACGAAAGGCCTAG
- a CDS encoding cold-shock protein — protein sequence MAGHIKWFDVAKGYGFILPDDGGSDVLLHVTVLKRDGFSTAPEGARIVCEVQKRAKGLQVFKVLSLDESTATHPAQLQAPRTHVQVAAAGGFEIVVVKWFNRVRGFGFVTRGEGTEDIFIHMETLRRFGIADLKPGDGLLVRFGNGDKGLMAAEVRPLDTRLPSSH from the coding sequence ATGGCCGGCCACATCAAATGGTTCGATGTCGCCAAAGGCTATGGTTTCATCCTTCCAGATGATGGCGGTTCCGACGTGCTGCTGCACGTTACTGTTCTCAAGCGCGATGGTTTCTCGACAGCGCCGGAAGGTGCGCGCATCGTCTGCGAAGTGCAGAAGCGCGCCAAGGGCCTGCAGGTTTTCAAAGTGCTGTCGCTCGATGAATCGACCGCCACGCATCCAGCCCAATTGCAAGCGCCGCGCACCCATGTGCAGGTGGCCGCTGCCGGCGGTTTCGAGATCGTCGTGGTGAAGTGGTTCAACCGTGTGCGCGGCTTCGGCTTCGTCACACGCGGCGAGGGCACCGAGGACATTTTCATCCATATGGAGACCCTGCGCCGTTTCGGCATCGCCGATCTCAAGCCCGGCGACGGTCTGCTGGTGCGGTTCGGCAATGGCGACAAGGGGCTGATGGCCGCCGAAGTGCGTCCGCTCGACACCCGGCTGCCGAGTTCCCACTAA
- a CDS encoding tripartite tricarboxylate transporter substrate binding protein: protein MAGTKVRCMLGAVALLAAMGTSQAQDAEVQFYKGKTVRMIVGFGPGGGYDAYARMISPYLSQELGANVVVENQPGAGSISAMNNLSIAPPDGLQLMLANGTAAGLAQIMGMSGVRYDLAKLTQLGTVSASPWVWLVPVQSPLRSIDDVRKMDRPLNWSSSGPIDGLSDGAQITCEALKLNCKIVMGYKGSSEAALAVARNEMDAIYVSDTSANNYVKAGDLRALVNMARRKSRFFPDLPTVYEAEKLSPEAQWLFDFHGTVEDLGRILIMPANIPPARLAFINAAIARTLKNPTLIAEGERTQRYVDFIGPEETRKAVNSAIGQLTPEQRKRVQDVLTVK from the coding sequence ATGGCGGGGACCAAGGTCCGTTGCATGCTGGGTGCTGTCGCGCTGTTGGCGGCAATGGGGACATCGCAAGCCCAAGATGCCGAGGTGCAATTCTACAAAGGCAAGACAGTGCGGATGATCGTCGGCTTCGGACCCGGCGGCGGATACGATGCTTATGCGCGCATGATCTCGCCCTATCTGTCCCAAGAGCTCGGCGCCAATGTGGTGGTCGAGAACCAACCCGGCGCCGGCAGCATCAGCGCAATGAATAATCTGAGCATTGCCCCGCCCGACGGGCTGCAACTGATGCTGGCCAATGGCACCGCAGCGGGCCTGGCGCAGATCATGGGCATGTCCGGCGTGCGCTACGATCTCGCCAAGCTGACGCAGCTCGGCACGGTCAGCGCTTCACCCTGGGTCTGGTTGGTGCCCGTGCAGTCGCCGCTGCGCAGCATCGACGATGTGCGCAAGATGGACCGGCCGCTGAACTGGTCGTCCAGCGGCCCGATCGACGGCCTGTCGGATGGCGCCCAGATCACCTGCGAAGCACTGAAGCTCAATTGCAAGATCGTGATGGGCTACAAAGGCAGCAGCGAGGCGGCCCTGGCGGTGGCACGCAATGAGATGGACGCCATCTATGTCTCCGACACCTCCGCCAACAATTATGTGAAGGCGGGCGATCTGCGGGCGCTGGTCAATATGGCGCGACGCAAATCGCGCTTCTTCCCCGATCTGCCGACGGTCTATGAGGCGGAGAAGCTGTCGCCGGAGGCGCAATGGCTGTTCGACTTTCACGGCACCGTGGAAGATCTCGGCCGCATCCTGATCATGCCCGCCAACATCCCGCCGGCGCGGCTGGCCTTCATCAACGCGGCGATCGCCCGTACCCTGAAGAACCCGACCCTGATCGCCGAGGGCGAGAGAACGCAGCGCTATGTCGACTTCATCGGCCCGGAGGAGACCCGCAAAGCAGTCAATTCCGCGATCGGCCAGCTGACGCCCGAACAGCGCAAGAGGGTGCAGGATGTGCTCACGGTAAAGTAG
- a CDS encoding Rieske 2Fe-2S domain-containing protein, which produces MADVKVGRFDDIADGAHRVYATSGREIGVFRVGAKVYAWENHCPHAGGPVCQGRVFGRIGEELTDDKRSLGLFYTGQKHIVCPWHGFEFDVETGRHPGDESTRLKGFPADVRDGDIWLKLPG; this is translated from the coding sequence ATGGCTGACGTCAAAGTGGGAAGGTTCGACGACATCGCCGATGGCGCTCACCGGGTTTACGCCACCTCCGGCCGCGAGATCGGTGTGTTTCGCGTCGGCGCCAAGGTCTATGCCTGGGAAAACCATTGCCCGCATGCCGGCGGTCCCGTGTGCCAGGGCCGCGTCTTCGGGCGCATCGGCGAGGAACTGACCGACGACAAGCGCAGCCTCGGGCTGTTCTACACCGGGCAGAAACACATCGTCTGTCCGTGGCACGGCTTTGAGTTCGACGTCGAGACCGGCCGCCATCCTGGCGATGAGAGCACGCGCCTGAAGGGCTTTCCTGCCGATGTGCGCGACGGCGATATCTGGCTCAAGCTGCCGGGCTAA
- a CDS encoding aldo/keto reductase has product MQDKNLGTSGLRVSVVGLGCNNFGARLDLAGAKTVVHKALDEGVTLFDTADMYGNRGGSELALGEILGNRRKDIVLATKFGFPMDEAGKLKGGSRRYIMSAVEASLQRLKTDWIDLYQYHRPDPLTPIEETLRALDDLVHQGKVRYVGCSNLAAWGVVEAAWTAKSAGLNSFASCQDEYSLLYRKPEADLVPVTQKYGLGILPYYPLAAGMLTGKYKRGEHGAAGTRFAPGSMYVNRYMNDKNWDRVEQLEAFVAARGRTLVELAFSWLASRPTVSSVIAGAMTPEQVATNVKAAAWVLSAEELAEIDKITA; this is encoded by the coding sequence ATGCAAGACAAGAATCTGGGCACATCAGGATTACGGGTGTCGGTCGTCGGCCTCGGCTGCAACAATTTCGGCGCGCGGCTCGACCTCGCCGGGGCGAAAACAGTGGTCCACAAAGCGCTCGACGAAGGCGTGACCCTGTTCGACACCGCCGACATGTATGGCAATCGCGGCGGCTCCGAACTGGCGCTCGGCGAAATTCTCGGGAACCGGCGCAAGGACATCGTGCTGGCGACGAAATTCGGCTTTCCGATGGACGAGGCTGGCAAGCTCAAGGGCGGCTCGCGCCGCTACATCATGTCGGCCGTCGAGGCGAGCCTGCAGCGGCTCAAGACCGACTGGATCGATCTTTATCAATATCATCGCCCCGATCCGCTGACGCCGATCGAGGAGACCTTGCGCGCGCTCGACGATCTCGTGCACCAGGGCAAGGTGCGCTACGTCGGCTGCTCCAACCTCGCTGCCTGGGGCGTGGTGGAAGCGGCCTGGACGGCGAAGAGCGCCGGCCTCAACAGCTTCGCCTCGTGCCAGGACGAGTACAGCCTGCTCTATCGCAAGCCGGAAGCCGATCTCGTGCCCGTGACCCAGAAATACGGCCTCGGCATCCTGCCCTATTATCCCCTGGCCGCTGGCATGCTGACCGGAAAATACAAGCGTGGGGAGCACGGCGCCGCCGGCACGCGCTTCGCGCCCGGCTCGATGTATGTGAACCGCTACATGAACGATAAGAACTGGGATCGGGTCGAGCAGCTCGAAGCCTTCGTTGCGGCACGCGGGCGCACGTTGGTCGAGCTCGCCTTCTCCTGGCTCGCCAGCCGGCCGACGGTTTCAAGCGTCATCGCTGGCGCCATGACACCGGAACAGGTGGCGACAAATGTGAAGGCGGCGGCCTGGGTGTTGAGCGCGGAAGAGCTGGCCGAGATCGATAAGATCACGGCGTAG
- a CDS encoding SRPBCC domain-containing protein: protein MSSVTSHHARAVADISEGLIVASVEIAAPPERVFQALTTSEVCQWWVRPGVMDTREWSGDVRVGGRWQASGIGNGRPYVIEGEYLEIGPPRKLVHTWQPVGAPGQPSTVTYLLEPTSQGTKITLRHAGIAVPAICTNTGIAWETSFARLAEILAAN, encoded by the coding sequence ATGAGCAGTGTCACAAGCCACCACGCCCGCGCTGTCGCCGACATCAGCGAAGGGCTCATCGTCGCCAGCGTCGAAATCGCGGCGCCGCCGGAACGGGTTTTCCAGGCTCTGACCACAAGCGAAGTCTGCCAATGGTGGGTCCGCCCCGGCGTCATGGACACCCGCGAATGGAGCGGCGACGTGCGCGTCGGCGGCCGCTGGCAGGCCTCGGGCATCGGCAATGGACGACCCTATGTGATCGAGGGCGAATATCTGGAAATCGGCCCGCCGCGCAAACTCGTCCACACTTGGCAGCCGGTGGGCGCACCGGGCCAGCCCTCGACGGTCACCTATCTGCTTGAACCGACGAGCCAGGGCACCAAGATCACCCTGCGCCATGCCGGCATCGCTGTTCCGGCGATCTGCACCAACACGGGCATCGCCTGGGAGACGAGCTTCGCCCGTCTCGCCGAAATCCTGGCCGCGAATTGA
- a CDS encoding glycosyltransferase family 9 protein: protein MQLNETDPADLNEITTSKLTSKMAEANLQILKLRKDLESVIYNRDYLLGKLKFLLTSLDSRDSVGFSGFHPAESASSLLLSATQRLDIWNQMCEAFDLDAPWRALGPHDGYPGARNILICASGGIGDIILVTPLAEALHEQFGARIFVVHTHKATKDILDDNVYIAGHAVLTNTESERFTDHLSRLDIFDLLVLHRYATLYLPPPKSRIPADFLRIAHMRGVEWNHYALTDWPHDNNTFAKKATAGGFGLLDLTGFTGNLPVSQTSSLYIMPSPPAETVLGDLRGRYVTVHHGADPHGTENGLQTKNMSMKQWEEIVSLLKQQGQKTVQIGANTEDLIKGVSIDLRGKLSLRESAYVIKHAACHIDTEGGLVHIARAVHRTAMVIFGPTSAPFFGYPQNENIAPAKCGDCWSVTRDWMSNCPRSMRHPECMVHHQPATIVEKVSRLARPVAPAYLDTITRAVDWTSTIDRSIKHNRILLLSTDWHKSANASRLSPDVYDRGIHLNDWPSVPAFDNKPAIPFSNAQIHAASGIYPMVIIEFVRAIDISAADLLLDALRVVSDKGRVIAALDASQRDALFDVLKALENADRPLACQLYKRAYDDLASIQTDQIIITISKSAPELEPESKRGLPWFKKQ from the coding sequence ATGCAACTTAACGAAACTGACCCTGCGGATTTAAATGAAATAACCACATCAAAACTGACATCTAAGATGGCGGAAGCAAATCTTCAGATCTTAAAGCTTCGAAAAGACCTTGAGTCAGTAATATATAATAGAGACTACTTACTCGGCAAATTAAAATTCTTACTTACCAGTTTAGACTCAAGAGATAGCGTCGGCTTCTCTGGATTTCATCCAGCGGAATCGGCTTCCAGCTTATTATTGAGTGCGACACAGCGCTTAGATATCTGGAATCAAATGTGCGAGGCGTTCGATCTCGATGCGCCTTGGCGCGCACTTGGCCCGCATGATGGTTATCCGGGCGCACGAAACATTCTCATCTGCGCGTCTGGGGGAATCGGAGACATCATCCTCGTCACCCCCTTGGCCGAAGCGCTACATGAACAATTTGGAGCGCGTATATTCGTTGTACATACCCATAAAGCAACAAAAGATATTTTGGATGACAATGTATACATAGCTGGGCATGCGGTATTAACCAACACTGAATCCGAAAGATTTACAGATCATCTTTCCAGATTGGATATATTTGATCTTTTAGTACTTCATAGATACGCAACATTATATCTTCCTCCGCCAAAATCCAGAATTCCCGCCGACTTTCTTCGTATAGCGCATATGCGAGGAGTGGAATGGAACCATTATGCTTTAACTGATTGGCCTCACGACAATAATACATTTGCGAAGAAGGCAACCGCAGGAGGATTTGGACTTTTAGATTTGACCGGATTCACCGGCAATCTCCCCGTCTCCCAGACCAGCAGCTTGTATATTATGCCGTCTCCCCCTGCCGAAACGGTCCTCGGCGACCTTCGAGGCCGCTACGTCACGGTCCATCATGGCGCGGACCCGCATGGGACCGAGAACGGACTGCAGACGAAAAATATGTCGATGAAGCAATGGGAGGAGATTGTTTCGCTACTCAAGCAGCAAGGGCAGAAAACGGTACAGATAGGAGCTAACACAGAGGACTTGATCAAAGGCGTTTCCATCGATCTTCGCGGCAAGCTCTCGCTGAGGGAAAGCGCATACGTCATAAAACATGCGGCCTGCCACATCGATACCGAAGGCGGATTGGTTCACATCGCCAGAGCTGTTCATCGCACCGCGATGGTCATTTTTGGCCCGACATCTGCGCCCTTCTTCGGATATCCGCAAAACGAGAACATCGCCCCGGCGAAATGCGGCGATTGCTGGTCGGTCACGCGTGACTGGATGAGCAACTGCCCGAGGTCGATGAGGCATCCTGAATGCATGGTTCACCATCAACCGGCGACCATCGTTGAAAAAGTGAGCCGGCTCGCTAGGCCTGTGGCGCCAGCCTATCTCGACACCATCACGAGAGCCGTTGATTGGACGTCAACCATCGACCGGTCGATCAAGCACAACCGCATCCTGCTGTTATCCACCGACTGGCACAAATCGGCAAACGCATCGCGGCTCTCGCCGGATGTGTACGATCGAGGCATTCATCTGAATGACTGGCCATCGGTGCCGGCATTCGACAACAAGCCCGCGATACCATTCTCCAACGCGCAAATTCATGCGGCGTCCGGCATCTATCCGATGGTCATCATCGAGTTCGTCAGAGCCATCGATATTTCCGCCGCCGACCTTCTACTCGATGCCCTTCGTGTCGTTTCCGATAAGGGGCGCGTTATCGCAGCCCTCGATGCTTCTCAGCGGGATGCGCTTTTTGACGTTCTCAAGGCTCTTGAAAACGCGGATAGACCGCTAGCCTGCCAACTTTACAAGCGAGCCTATGACGATCTCGCATCGATCCAAACGGATCAAATCATAATAACAATTTCGAAATCAGCACCAGAATTGGAACCGGAATCTAAGCGAGGGCTTCCGTGGTTCAAAAAACAATAG
- a CDS encoding Sir2 family NAD-dependent protein deacetylase, with protein sequence MTQDELDDGRKRLAAFLAESSSAAAFTGAGISTESGIPDFRSKDSAWHRHPPMPFESFLASEDNRILAWERKFAMDDSYAGAQPSRGHRALSRLIADGLMSAVITQNIDGLHQASGLAADQVIELHGNGTYATCLACGVRYELEAIRRKFEADGRAPKCLCGGAVKSATIAFGQAMPVEPMRRAQRVAENCDLMLVIGSSLVVYPAASFPLLAKENGAALVIINRDPTPFDEIADLVLHGDIGAILEPFERANRFG encoded by the coding sequence ATGACGCAGGATGAACTGGACGACGGGCGCAAGCGCCTCGCGGCCTTTCTGGCTGAGAGCAGCAGCGCCGCCGCTTTCACCGGGGCCGGCATTTCGACCGAATCCGGCATTCCCGATTTCCGTTCCAAGGACAGCGCCTGGCATCGCCATCCGCCGATGCCGTTCGAGTCCTTTCTGGCGAGCGAGGACAATCGTATTCTCGCCTGGGAGCGCAAATTCGCCATGGACGATTCCTATGCAGGCGCCCAGCCGAGCAGGGGGCATCGCGCCTTGTCGCGCTTGATCGCCGATGGGCTGATGAGTGCCGTGATCACGCAGAATATCGACGGTCTGCACCAGGCTTCCGGCCTCGCCGCCGATCAGGTCATCGAACTGCACGGCAACGGCACTTACGCCACCTGTCTTGCCTGCGGCGTGCGCTATGAACTCGAGGCCATAAGGCGCAAATTCGAGGCGGACGGCCGCGCGCCGAAATGCCTGTGCGGGGGTGCGGTGAAGAGCGCGACCATTGCTTTCGGGCAGGCGATGCCCGTCGAACCGATGCGGCGCGCCCAGCGCGTGGCTGAAAACTGCGATTTGATGCTGGTGATCGGTTCGTCGCTCGTGGTCTATCCGGCGGCCAGTTTTCCCTTGCTGGCCAAGGAGAACGGCGCCGCTCTGGTGATCATCAATCGTGACCCGACGCCCTTCGACGAGATCGCTGATCTGGTCCTGCACGGCGATATTGGCGCCATTCTGGAACCCTTCGAGCGCGCCAACCGTTTTGGCTAG
- a CDS encoding amidohydrolase family protein, producing the protein MDDRTSVPTGVFELPTIDTLSDTRDLLAHATKEAEKLQDYFVVDSDGHLSEFPFWQEIIARMDNKVYRDMAESFKDRPGSPPGLSNATPGMLYQDMFGRIPHQQRLGEKTPETPHKMVTLTQRAMDTMGLDYMVTLPTPMLVLGMHPQPEIEAAIGQAFNAWMCEDMLPQEKRMINMIYLPFNDPEAALREVEKHAANPQVVGYMVTSTRYRPVHHDCYMKLYAAIEASGKPISFHSGFHWGDESMKQCNRFLSMHAISFVYYNIIHMTNWVINGIPERFPKLKSMWVESGLAWVPFVMQRLDSEYMMRTSEAPLLKRKPSEYMREMYYTTQPMERDNLELLEATFKAINAETQLLFATDWPHWDFDLPNSITQLPFLNEQQKRNILGLNAAKLFNLEVPPHKLGKPGLGPVGQAAASQGVALSKGR; encoded by the coding sequence ATGGACGATCGCACGTCGGTTCCCACCGGTGTCTTCGAACTCCCGACCATCGACACGCTGAGCGACACGCGCGACCTCCTGGCCCATGCGACCAAGGAAGCCGAAAAGCTGCAGGATTATTTCGTCGTCGACTCCGATGGCCATCTCAGCGAGTTCCCGTTCTGGCAGGAAATCATCGCCCGGATGGACAACAAGGTTTACCGGGACATGGCGGAATCTTTCAAGGATCGCCCCGGTTCACCGCCCGGCCTCAGCAATGCGACGCCCGGCATGTTGTACCAGGACATGTTCGGTCGCATTCCGCATCAGCAGCGCCTCGGCGAGAAGACGCCCGAAACGCCGCACAAAATGGTGACACTGACGCAGCGCGCCATGGACACGATGGGCCTCGATTATATGGTCACACTGCCGACGCCGATGCTGGTGCTCGGCATGCATCCGCAGCCGGAGATCGAAGCGGCCATCGGCCAGGCGTTCAATGCCTGGATGTGCGAAGACATGCTGCCGCAGGAAAAGCGGATGATCAATATGATCTATCTGCCGTTCAACGATCCGGAAGCGGCGCTGCGCGAAGTCGAGAAGCATGCCGCCAATCCGCAGGTCGTCGGCTATATGGTGACGTCGACGCGGTATCGGCCGGTGCATCACGATTGCTATATGAAGCTCTATGCGGCGATCGAAGCGAGCGGCAAGCCGATCAGCTTCCACTCCGGTTTCCACTGGGGCGATGAATCGATGAAGCAGTGCAATCGCTTCCTATCGATGCACGCCATCTCCTTCGTCTATTACAACATCATCCACATGACCAATTGGGTCATCAACGGCATCCCCGAACGCTTCCCCAAGCTGAAAAGCATGTGGGTGGAGAGCGGCCTTGCCTGGGTGCCTTTCGTCATGCAACGGCTCGATTCCGAATATATGATGCGCACGTCGGAAGCGCCGCTGCTGAAGCGCAAGCCGTCGGAATATATGCGCGAGATGTACTACACGACGCAGCCGATGGAGCGCGACAATCTCGAACTGCTCGAAGCGACGTTCAAGGCGATCAACGCCGAGACGCAGCTTCTGTTCGCCACCGATTGGCCGCATTGGGATTTCGATCTGCCCAATTCGATCACGCAATTGCCGTTCCTCAACGAACAGCAGAAACGTAATATTCTCGGCCTTAACGCCGCGAAATTGTTCAATCTCGAAGTGCCGCCCCACAAGCTCGGAAAGCCAGGCCTCGGCCCGGTGGGCCAGGCGGCGGCATCGCAGGGCGTCGCCCTGTCCAAAGGACGTTGA
- a CDS encoding MarR family winged helix-turn-helix transcriptional regulator has translation MTVDPSDRMAHLVKLAGKALVRALQMRLAQISVAHGHWTFLRVLWQQDGLSQVELGAVAGVTRPSTSAAVKAMEELGYVELRQQKGNRKNVYVFLTAAGRALERKLVPLAVDVNKIALEGFSAADEKRLRSMLLKITENLAEDEVV, from the coding sequence ATGACGGTCGATCCTTCCGACCGCATGGCTCACCTGGTGAAGCTGGCCGGCAAAGCCCTGGTGCGCGCCTTGCAGATGCGCTTGGCGCAGATATCGGTTGCCCACGGCCACTGGACCTTTCTGCGCGTTCTCTGGCAGCAGGACGGGCTCAGCCAGGTCGAGCTCGGTGCGGTGGCTGGCGTCACGCGCCCTTCTACATCCGCCGCCGTCAAGGCCATGGAAGAATTGGGATATGTTGAGCTGCGTCAGCAAAAGGGCAATCGCAAGAACGTCTATGTTTTCCTGACAGCTGCCGGGCGTGCGCTTGAGCGCAAGCTTGTCCCGCTGGCTGTCGACGTCAACAAGATCGCCTTGGAGGGGTTTTCCGCGGCCGACGAAAAGCGGCTCCGGTCCATGCTCCTCAAGATCACCGAAAATTTGGCGGAAGATGAAGTTGTCTAG